AATCTTAAAATCATTCCCCAAAGTTGCATCCCAATTCGGGTAAACATAACTGACATCTAGCGGCTCAGGATGGAGCCTGCGCAGAGCCGGAAAAAAGAGCTGGGAAATAGACCAAATTTTGTCAATCTTATAATAACTCTGGGCTTCATAATGGGCATCAACCCTTGAATCCGTTGCTTCTAAATCCTCTAATTTTGCTGATGTCCATGCCTGATAATCATTGTGCAAATGACCATGGTACATATCCATCAAATTTTCGATGAGATAGGAAAAATGCCCCTCACATTCAATCACTGAAACCGTGACAATGTAATTCAAATGATCCCATTCAGGTAACGCAAAAGGCTCAATATTTTGGGCTTCTAAAATATCTGGATCACCGGGAAAAACCCACACAAAGCCATCCTGCTCCCGCACGGGTAAAGAACGAATCTTGCAGCTCGGACGCTGTTGATTTTCCGCCAAATAGGGCACATGGGCACAGGTTCCGGCCGCATCAAATTGCCAGCCATGGTACGAACATTCAAGGCGATCGCCCTTTACCTCACCAGAACTCAGCTGAACTTGACGGTGGGGACACCGATCCTCCAAGGCATGAACCTCTCCCCGTGTATCGCGAAACAACACAAACTTTTCCTTCCAGAGCGTAAAACCAAAGGGTCGATCCACCACCTCCGTACTACGGGCGGCCACATACCAATGATTTTTATTGATGCCACACTGCCGGACATCAGAAGACCCCGATACCGTGACCACTGATCGCTGAGTTGAAATTTGTTGCATGGGAAGGAAATCTCAGGGAACTTGGATTTATTTAAACAGATCCCTCCCCGAAATTCACTGATTTTCAATAAATTTGCAATTCTTATTTTTCTAAAAAAAGATCCCTCAGGCATTCCCCATAGTTTCCCCAAAGTACTTTCACCTTTTCCACAGTTTTCCCAAAGTTTTCCACAGCTTTAAACGTGTTTCTACGAATTACGATGATCCTTGGGAAATTCGTTTTTTTTCTATCCACAGCCGTTGATTACAGTTGTATTATTTAAGTAATAACAACAAAAAAGTGCTGAAAGCCTTATTCTTTCGTTGTCAGTCGCCAGAGGAGCACTGCCTTGTTACATTTTGCAATATTGACAAAACCACCCCTAGTTAGACAACAATAGGGCGGCATGGAGAAAAATTTACCCCGCTTTAACCTCGTAACAATCCCCTAAATTTTTGAAGCGAATTTTTTCTTGCACAACATATTTTTCACCCGTCCATTGAGTAGAGTTGGCAAGGTATAAGGCAATGATGAATAGCACCACTGTGAGCATTTTGGCAGAAATCCCTGAGGCACTCCACGAGTCACTACAGGTTTATCTTGAGAACCATTCTAGTTGGGATCAGGACCGTGTTTTTGCGGCTGCTTTGTCTCAGTTTTTGCTCCAAACAGGAGAGGGGAAAACACCGGAGGAGGCGGAGAGCTATCGTTCTTGCGCCAGAGTATACTTAG
This is a stretch of genomic DNA from [Limnothrix rosea] IAM M-220. It encodes these proteins:
- a CDS encoding DUF2811 domain-containing protein produces the protein MNSTTVSILAEIPEALHESLQVYLENHSSWDQDRVFAAALSQFLLQTGEGKTPEEAESYRSCARVYLETLFEQSKSY
- a CDS encoding aromatic ring-hydroxylating oxygenase subunit alpha, whose product is MQQISTQRSVVTVSGSSDVRQCGINKNHWYVAARSTEVVDRPFGFTLWKEKFVLFRDTRGEVHALEDRCPHRQVQLSSGEVKGDRLECSYHGWQFDAAGTCAHVPYLAENQQRPSCKIRSLPVREQDGFVWVFPGDPDILEAQNIEPFALPEWDHLNYIVTVSVIECEGHFSYLIENLMDMYHGHLHNDYQAWTSAKLEDLEATDSRVDAHYEAQSYYKIDKIWSISQLFFPALRRLHPEPLDVSYVYPNWDATLGNDFKITCLFCPTSETHTKAYLIHFTSLNAFWRLHKLPVKFRRFVKDSLFGAAQKLLDGLVEQDVEMIEQEQQAYLANPKRRNVELNRTIVAVQKLIKQQAIANTN